The Oncorhynchus masou masou isolate Uvic2021 chromosome 31, UVic_Omas_1.1, whole genome shotgun sequence genome includes a region encoding these proteins:
- the LOC135524284 gene encoding ras association domain-containing protein 8-like → MELKVWVDGVVRVVCGLSEETSCQDVVIALAQAIGQTGRYVLIQRLRDSERQLLANEKPLESLAKLGQHSNDVQFFLRRTGPSSSDGPGSGSGTSQDRVTPLPLPKHPDPEPLKHNQPKKSLTFNLGPSTSPRTKAKQLIRKSPRDSPEQRTSPSPIPPHHAPSSHSPSPSPHSPSPSPPVGPSKEEVFRQVLHQQERLRAIEAQLETMERDSRSWNRASPAPSPVPEARLPEEMEALEQAARRNQAELAHETFWEEELQAEVERERGMRRRLGELHSKMDDCGRRLHDFSSRSAQLEQQIQRESLGGATQPGRANKAGGEESLGAMRAELQSQGRHSEELEGALSETDKALGKAETLLQEKQEELEELNKELRQCNLQQFIQQAGVLPTHTHSRTDLSDQLELAHLLQEGYRNGGLSLLPSESPPRPTAKQFLGHPRNLQNPLVSSLNPEVVTSRESSWR, encoded by the exons ATGGAGCTGAAGGTGTGGGTGGATGGAGTGGTGCGCGTGGTCTGTGGCCTATCAGAGGAGACTTCCTGCCAGGATGTGGTCATCGCACTGGCTCAGGCCATTG GTCAGACAGGTCGCTATGTGCTAATCCAGAGACTGAGGGACTCAGAGAGACAACTGTTAGCCAATGAGAAGCCCCTGGAGTCCCTGGCCAAGCTGGGCCAACACAGCAACGACGTCCAGTTCTTCCTGCGCCGCACCGGCCCCAGTAGCAGTGATGGACCAGGGTCTGGTTCTGGTACCAGCCAGGACCGGGTCACCCCTCTTCCCCTGCCCAAACACCCTGACCCAGAGCCCCTCAAACACAACCAGCCCAAGAAGTCCCTCACCTTCAACCTGGGGCCCTCCACCTCCCCCAGAACCAAAGCCAAGCAGCTCATCAGAAAGTCTCCCCGCGACTCCCCCGAACAGAGGACctcacccagccccatccctccccaccatgctccctcctcacactccccttctccctcgccccactctccctctccctcccctccagtggGCCCGTCCAAAGAGGAGGTTTTCCGGCAGGTTCTACACCAGCAGGAGAGGCTGAGGGCCATTGAGGCCCAGCTGGAAACCATGGAGAGAGACTCTCGGTCCTGGAACAGGGCCTCCCCGGCCCCCTCCCCTGTCCCAGAGGCTCGTCTCCCGGAGGAGATGGAAGCTCTGGAGCAGGCAGCCAGGAGGAACCAGGCCGAGTTGGCCCACGAGACGTTCTGGGAGGAAGAGCTGCAggcggaggtggagagagagagagggatgaggaggaggctgggggagcTCCATTCCAAGATGGACGACTGCGGCAGGCGACTCCACGACTTCTCGTCTCGCTCCGCCCAGCTTGAGCAGCAGATCCAACGGGAGAGCCTAGGGGGCGCCACCCAGCCTGGGAGGGCCAATAAGGCAGGGGGTGAGGAGTCCCTAGGGGCGATGAGGGCGGAGCTACAGAGCCAGGGGAGGCACAGCGAGGAGCTGGAGGGGGCGTTATCAGAGACGGACAAGGCTCTGGGGAAGGCCGAAACACTGCTGCag GAGAAGCAGGAGGAGTTGGAGGAGCTGAACAAGGAGTTGAGGCAGTGTAACCTGCAGCAGTTCATCCAGCAGGCGGGCGTcctgccgacacacacacactcacgcacagaCCTCAGCGACCAGCTGGAACTAGCTCACCTGCTACAGGAAGGATATAGGAATGGAG GCCTGAGCCTGCTCCCCTCAGAGTCGCCTCCCCGCCCCACAGCCAAGCAGTTCCTGGGACACCCCCGCAACCTGCAGAACCCGCTGGTGTCCAGCCTCAACCCtgagg TCGTGACATCCAGAGAATCGTCATGGAGATAA